A stretch of the Paramormyrops kingsleyae isolate MSU_618 chromosome 16, PKINGS_0.4, whole genome shotgun sequence genome encodes the following:
- the LOC140578865 gene encoding uncharacterized protein has product MKFCLEGWPDRNQLQGPVRQYWQERAVLSVHDGLLLRGTRYIEIAQLNPTRSMDVIVHLKSMFARHGIPEILLSDNGPQFSGREMQIFAADYGFVHVTSSPRYAQSNGEAERAVQTSKNLLKKARDPYRALLAYRATPLSNGYSPAQLLMGRHLRTTVPTLSENLRPSLPDRVQIRHKEGEKRQMAVKHFNRRHRARDLSQLVPGDQVWISDTRAQGTVTSLHHSPRSYLISGPSGTLRRNRRHLVPIPVLQSHNEDQPVGPPEGDPSTGTRSETLFPEVKSHSTPSVTKAEK; this is encoded by the exons ATGAAATTCTGTCTGGAAGGTTGGCCAGACAGGAACCAACTGCAAGGACCAGTCAGGCAGTACTGGCAAGAACGAGCGGTTCTGAGCGTGCATGACGGACTTCTGCTGCGGGGCACAAG GTATATAGAAATAGCACAGCTCAACCCAACAAGGTCCATGGATGTGATCGTTCACCTGAAGTCGATGTTCGCTCGACATGGCATCCCTGAGATCCTCCTAAGCGACAATGGCCCGCAGTTCTCAGGGCGCGAGATGCAGATCTTTGCAGCAGACTATGGATTTGTCCACGTGACCAGTAGCCCTAGATACGCCCAGAGTAACGGTGAGGCTGAGCGTGCTGTCCAAACAAGTAAAAACCTGCTGAAGAAGGCTAGAGATCCATACCGTGCCTTATTGGCTTACCGTGCCACGCCACTGAGCAATGGCTATAGCCCTGCCCAACTGCTGATGGGACGTCACCTTCGCACCACTGTTCCTACCCTTTCCGAGAACCTGCGACCGTCTCTCCCTGACCGGGTACAAATTCGCCACAAGGAGGGGGAAAAGAGACAGATGGCAGTCAAACACTTTAATCGGAGACACAGAGCGAGGGATTTGTCACAGCTGGTACCTGGGGACCAAGTTTGGATCTCTGACACAAGAGCACAGGGCACAGTGACATCGCTGCACCATAGCCCACGGTCCTATCTGATCAGCGGACCATCAGGGACACTGAGGAGGAACCGCCGCCACCTTGTGCCTATACCTGTGCTTCAGTCACACAACGAGGACCAACCCGTCGGCCCACCAGAGGGGGACCCCTCTACAGGGACAAGATCAGAGACTCTGTTCCCAGAGGTGAAATCTCACAGCACGCCCAGTGTCACAAAGGCAGAGAAGTAA